In one Nicotiana sylvestris chromosome 8, ASM39365v2, whole genome shotgun sequence genomic region, the following are encoded:
- the LOC138874997 gene encoding uncharacterized protein encodes MDRDRIMSEAHYLWYSIHSGSAKMYHDIKDVYWWNDIKKNIPKFVARCPSFQQVKVEHRKLGGLMQTIEIPAWKWEEINMDFITGLPRSHHLINQAVEKVKLIHERLSIAQNHQKSYSDVQRRDLEFKVDDLVFLKVSLMKGMMRFGKKGKLSPWYIGPYRIIQRVDQVTYELELPLELESIHPVFHVSMLWKCIGDPTRVAPTDNVHIMGDLSDEEVPVSIIYRHSLRESFMEKQERGRDDVGSGEEIKSKYPHLFQNEDMD; translated from the exons ATGGATAGAGACaggattatgtcagaggcacattattTGTGGTACTCCATTCATTCAGGGTcagcgaagatgtatcatgacattaaggatgtTTACTGGTGGAACGATATAAAGAAGAACATTCCTAAGTTTGTCGCTCGGTGTCCTAGTTTCCAGCAGGTGAAGGTAGAGCACCGGAAGCTTGgagggctaatgcagactatagagatcccaGCATGGAAATGGGAGGAGATAAACATGGACTTCATCACGGGTTTGCCTCGTTCTCATC actTGATTAATCAGGCCGTAGAGAAGGTAAAGCTTATCCATGAGCGACTATCGATAGCCCAGAatcatcagaagtcatattctgacgtgcaacgacgagatttagagttcaaggTTGATGACTTGGTGTTCTTAAAGGTATCGcttatgaagggcatgatgaggtttggaaagaaaggcaagcttagcccatggtatattgggccttacAGGATTATTCAGAGAGTGGACCAAGtaacttatgagttagaattgcccttggaattggagtctatccatccggtttttcatgtatctatgctatggaagtgcattggcgatcctacccgagtggcgCCCACCGATAATGTACATATTATGGGGGACTTATCGGATGAGGaagttccagtttccatcatatACCGACATAGCCTTCGTGAAAGTTTTATGGAGAAGCAAGAACGTGGAAGAGATGACGTGGGAAGCGGGGAAGAAATAAAGTCTAAATACCCCCACCTATTTCAAAATGAAGATATGGATTGA